The Megalobrama amblycephala isolate DHTTF-2021 linkage group LG20, ASM1881202v1, whole genome shotgun sequence genome includes a window with the following:
- the tmem235b gene encoding transmembrane protein 235, producing MKMTFGFVVVSGGLTGVLSFSCLALAIGTEYWYIIEDKRANHTDPERSNSGLWGVTEDVQSHTEDNGYSESERQMEIMHKVIAILLPLSLVMLVFGGICGLVSSLARSRTLLIGSASYFLLCSLLTLSGVSLYIGYSQKALEETERRMGREQMAQVYTSYGWSMGMAWISFLLEVITGLLLLLAARLVLSTQYEESVAPI from the exons ATGAAAATGACATTCGGTTTCGTGGTCGTCAGCGGGGGTTTAACTGGTGTTCTTAGTTTCAGCTGTTTAGCGCTCGCCATTGGAACCGAATACTGGTACATCATTGAAGACAAGCGCGCGAACCACACTGACCCGGAACGCAGTAACTCTGGACTTTGGGGAGTTACAGAAG ATGTCCAAAGTCATACAGAAGACAATGGATATTCAGAATCAGAAAGGCAGATGGAAA TCATGCATAAGGTGATTGCCATCTTACTGCCCCTGAGTCTGGTGATGCTAGTGTTTGGAGGTATCTGCGGTCTCGTCAGTTCCCTAGCCAGAAGCCGGACACTCCTGATCGGATCTGCTTCATATTTCCTCCTGTGCA GTCTTCTCACTCTCTCTGGGGTGAGCTTGTACATCGGGTACTCTCAGAAGGCTCTGGAAGAGACTGAAAGGCGGATGGGCCGCGAGCAAATGGCTCAAGTTTACACGTCATACGGCTGGTCTATGGGCATGGCTTGGATCTCCTTTCTTCTGGAGGTGATCACTGGCCTTCTTCTACTGCTGGCTGCCAGGCTGGTGCTTTCAACTCAGTATGAAGAGTCTGTCGCTCCCATATAG